The sequence below is a genomic window from Cedecea neteri.
AGTTTTTGCCAGTCCGCTTCCTGAATATCACCGTTGCTGTCTACGGCGATCAGGTCGGCGTTTGCCCCTTGTGCAACATGCTCTGCCACACGTTTGGTGTGACCGTATCCGGAAAAGTAAATAACAGCGATTTTAGCCATAATTTTTCTCGACATGGTTAGAAGGAAAGCCCCGGCCAGAAGGCCGCAAAATCGGGGTTCATCGTGTCTGTCTTTTTCTTCCTGGTCAAGAAGTTACCCGCCAGTAAGTGACTTACTTCCGGGTAAGTATCGCCCGCATATTACCGCCCCATTTTGTCTAATAGCCAGATAATTTACCCATTTTGCCGTCTCTTCTGCCGTTTGACTTAGGGCCGCTTCGTTAAACTGTAAGGCGTGAAGATGGCTCTCGGGTGAGCCGTTAACAGCAGGATTGATGACGTGGCAAAAACATTATTGCGCAGCGGATGCCTGGATGACTTTCTCGCGCTGGGCGAAAACGGTCAGGCAGTGTTTGATTCCGCGTTTCAGATACGCGAAACATTACGCCTTCGTAAACAGCAGGCCGTCGCCGACGCGCTGGCCATTCCCCAGCCCAACGACGAAGGCGACCGCGTTGACTGGTATGCGCCTCAGGAAGGCAGCGTCACCAGTTGGGCTGCCGCCAGCGATGAAGAGCGCCGCACCGCCCTTCGCTATCTGGATAATTGCTTATCCAACGTGGCCTCGCTCAGCGCCCGCTGCCAGCAGGCGGAAAAAACCTCGATTCGCCTCTTTGGCGCACTACTGGAAAAAGCCCTGCAGTTCCCCGGCAGTCAGCACGTCTACCTGGTGAACGGCAAGCCGGTGATTACCTTCTGGGGGTTCGTGAATCTTAACCAGGGCGCACGGGACGATGTGCTGGAGTGCCTGCGGGCGGTGAAATCGCGCGAGCCTGAAATTGCGTTTATCCCGGAAGAAGCAATCCCGGAGCCAGAGCCGCTGCCGGTAGAAATTAGCGAGCCAGAAAAGCCGCTGCTTGAAGCCCCAATGGCGGTTCAGGTGGATGATGATTCTCCGGTTTATAGCCTTGCCGCAGTGAAAAAAACCGTATCCGAAGAAGAAAAACCGGCCCCGAGCCCGGAAGCCGTCGCCGTAGTCGCGAAACCTCGCCGCCGCTGGCTGCTGCCGGTCGCCGCGGTGATTGCCGTCGCCGTTGCAGCTCCAGTGGGTTATCTGCTGCTTAGCGGGAGCCAGACCGCACCGGTCGCAACCGCCCAGGCCGAAGTCCCGCCTAAACCTATTGCGCCAGCGCCCATTCAGGCCGTAGACGTAGCCAAAACTACCCTGCCGCTGACGCCTGCCGAAGTTGTGGTGCCACCTAAGCCTGAGCCAGCGCCGGTTGCCGCGCCGGAAGAAAATCCTGAGCCGATTACCGTGGCCGTAGACGTACCGAAAAATGCGTTAATTCTCCCGGCAGAAGCCGTGAAAATTGGCTCCACTAAATTCCTCAACGGCACCTGGCGAGCACAGATCGATTTCAGTGACCCAATCACCGGTAAAGCCCCAAGCCTGCGCTACCAGATAGCGAACAACAAAGGCACGGTGCGCCTGGTGCACGGCGATAACATTGTCTGTAAAGCAGAGATGTTTTCTGGCCTGCATCAGAACGGCGCGCTGATGATTAAAACCCGCGGCAGCGCTCGCTGCAGCGACGGCAGCCGCTACCCGATGCCGGAAGTGACCTGTAAAACCGGCAGCAACGGCGCCGCCGTTTGCACCGGTCGCTATGAAGGCGACAAAGTCATACCGATCACCTTCCGAAAAGTGAGTAACTGATCATGCTGGCGACCCTTTTTCACTACAAGCCGAGCGTCACGCTCATCAAAGACAGCGGCATTCAGTTTCTGGACTTTGGCCTTGCGCCGCAGACTAACGCCGCCCACGCCGGGCGCTTTGTGCGCCAGACGGCCAACGGCCCGCTGTTACGCCTTGATTACGATGTTGTGCCCGGGAAATTTACCCTGCCGGGCGAAAACGGCACCGCGCCAGAAGTGGTGAAACCCGAAAGCACCATTACGCTTGGCCACTCCCTGCGGGTGATGGACAAAACCTGGCTGCCGCTGCCGTTCCTGCGCTTTAACCCGCCGCGTACCTTTGTGGGCGGCCCGGATAACTGGGCCCGCGTGCAGGTGCGCGTTCTGGAGACGCCGGATTCCGCAGGGAATACGGTGCGTATCAGCATCGCGCTGGACAGTAAAATTTACACGGACGATCATCCTGCCGCACATCTGGCGCCGACGGAAAACGACGTCCGCAACGGCGCCCGTTTTGCGCTGGCCTGGCACAACCACGAGATCAAAGATTTTCTCGACCAGACCTGGGTAGACGGCTGGCTGCGCGAAACCTTCACCCAGTTTGCCACCCGCGTGGAAGAACGCACCGAGCGTGAGCTCGCCGCCGCAATGAAAGCCTTTGAATATCAGGCTCACTATCTGAACATTCTGGAGCTTATCGGCAACCAGCTCGCCGTCCCGGAAGTGAAGATCGTCACCGCCACGCTGCAATCCCCGCCGATTGACGTAGATCTGGTGCTGGATGTGGGCAACACCCACACCTGCGGCGTGTTGATTGAAGACCACGGCGAGGAGAACGATGGCCTGCGCCAGACCGCCGAGCTGCAGATCCGCTCCCTGAGTGAGCCGCAACTAATCAACGACGCGATGTTTACCAGCCGCCTGGAGTTCAGCGAGGCGAAGTTCGGCAAGCAGCACTTTTCCGTTGAAAGCGGGCGCGATGACGCCTTTGTCTGGCCGTCCATTGCCCGCGTGGGCGACGAGGCTCGCCGCATGGCCTGCGCCCGTTTGGGCACCGAAGGCGCCAGCGGGATCTCCAGCCCGCGCCGCTACCTGTGGGACGTCACGCCAGCCAGCCAGGACTGGCGCTTCAGCCAGATGGGCGTGAAAACCCAGCGCGAGCCGCTGGCGACCGCGTTCCCGCTGATGAACCTGATGAACGACGACGGTCAGCCGCTGTACGCCCTGCCGATGGACGAACGCCTGCCGGTGTTTTCACCGCAGTACAGCCGCAGCTCGCTGATGACCCTGATGCTGTGCGAGCTGCTCTCCCAGGCGCTGATGCAGATCAACAGCATTGGCTCCCGCCAGAGCATGGGGCACCCGACCTCACCTCGCCAGTTGCGCAACCTGATCCTGACTTTACCTTCCGCTATGCCAAAACCGGAGCGCGAGCTGTTCCGCCAGCGTATGCAGGAGGCCGTCGGCCTGGTGTGGAAAGCGATGGACTGGCACCCGACCGACGAAGGCTTCACCCTCGAGCGCGACAAAAAGAAAAGTATCGTGCCGGTGCCGGAAGTGCAGATGGAGTGGGACGAAGCCACCTGCGGCCAGCTGGTCTGGCTATATAACGAGGCGCTGGTTAACTACGCCGGGCAAACCGGGCGTTTCTTTGAAAGCCTCGCCCGCCCCGACCGCGCCCTGACGCCGGACGAACCCGTCGGCAAAACCCTGCGCGTGGCGTCGATTGACATCGGTGGCGGCACAACTGATATGGCGATCACCCAGTATCAACTGGACGACGGCGTGGGCAGCAACGTGAAAATCGCGCCGCGGCTACTGTTCCGTGAAGGCTTTAAGGTCGCCGGGGACGATATTTTGCTGGACGTGATTCAGCGCTGCGTCCTGCCTGCCTTGCAGGCGCATATCCATAAAGCGGGCGTAGCCGATGCGCCAGGCCTGATGACCACGCTGTTCGGGGAATCTGGCCGCATGGACACCCGAGCCACCCTGCGCCAGCAAACGGCGCTCCAGCTGTTTATTCCGCTTGGCCATGCGGTGCTTTCTTTCTGGGAAGAGAGCGATCCGGAAGAGCCGGATTCGGTGCTGGAGGCGACCTTCGGCGAGCTATTGACCCAGCAGCCAACCCGCAACGTGATCAATTACATTCAGCAGGCGGTGCAGCACGAGCTGCCAGCCGACGCGCCGCAGTTTGACATCATGAGCGTACCGCTGCAGGCGGAAATTGCCGCGCTGCAGGATGCGCTGCTGGCGGGCCAGTTCACCCTCACCGCCCCGCTGCAGGCGCTGTGCGAAGTGATCAACCATTATTGCTGTGACGTGCTGTTAGTCACCGGTCGCCCTGGCTGCCTGCCTGGCGTGCAGGCGCTGCTGCGCCACCTGCAGCCGGTGCCGGTTAACCGCATTGTCTGGCTCGATAACTACCAGACCCACGAGTGGTATCCGTTCAGCCAGCAGGGGCGCATCGGTAACCCGAAATCTACCGCCGCGGTGGGCGCGATGCTGTGCAGCCTGGCGATGGATCTGCGCCTGCCGAGCTTTAACTTTAAAGCCGCCGATATTCAGGCTTATTCCACCGTGCGCTATCTAGGCATGCTGGACGGCAACGACCGCCTGCTGGAAGACAACGTCTGGTACCGGGATATCGATCTCGACAGCCCGCAGGCGAGCCTGGACACCCGAGTCCACTTCCCGCTGCGCGGCAACGCCTGCCTGGGCTTTCGTCAGCTGGATAACGCCCGCTGGCCAGCCACGCCGCTCTACACGCTGGCGATTAACTCGCCCCAGCTGGCGAAA
It includes:
- a CDS encoding virulence factor SrfB produces the protein MLATLFHYKPSVTLIKDSGIQFLDFGLAPQTNAAHAGRFVRQTANGPLLRLDYDVVPGKFTLPGENGTAPEVVKPESTITLGHSLRVMDKTWLPLPFLRFNPPRTFVGGPDNWARVQVRVLETPDSAGNTVRISIALDSKIYTDDHPAAHLAPTENDVRNGARFALAWHNHEIKDFLDQTWVDGWLRETFTQFATRVEERTERELAAAMKAFEYQAHYLNILELIGNQLAVPEVKIVTATLQSPPIDVDLVLDVGNTHTCGVLIEDHGEENDGLRQTAELQIRSLSEPQLINDAMFTSRLEFSEAKFGKQHFSVESGRDDAFVWPSIARVGDEARRMACARLGTEGASGISSPRRYLWDVTPASQDWRFSQMGVKTQREPLATAFPLMNLMNDDGQPLYALPMDERLPVFSPQYSRSSLMTLMLCELLSQALMQINSIGSRQSMGHPTSPRQLRNLILTLPSAMPKPERELFRQRMQEAVGLVWKAMDWHPTDEGFTLERDKKKSIVPVPEVQMEWDEATCGQLVWLYNEALVNYAGQTGRFFESLARPDRALTPDEPVGKTLRVASIDIGGGTTDMAITQYQLDDGVGSNVKIAPRLLFREGFKVAGDDILLDVIQRCVLPALQAHIHKAGVADAPGLMTTLFGESGRMDTRATLRQQTALQLFIPLGHAVLSFWEESDPEEPDSVLEATFGELLTQQPTRNVINYIQQAVQHELPADAPQFDIMSVPLQAEIAALQDALLAGQFTLTAPLQALCEVINHYCCDVLLVTGRPGCLPGVQALLRHLQPVPVNRIVWLDNYQTHEWYPFSQQGRIGNPKSTAAVGAMLCSLAMDLRLPSFNFKAADIQAYSTVRYLGMLDGNDRLLEDNVWYRDIDLDSPQASLDTRVHFPLRGNACLGFRQLDNARWPATPLYTLAINSPQLAKSIAGDGVLNVRLKQTREAESFSLAEAWLSDGSKVPLEQLSFKLNTLAGSYSGATHYWIDSGSVYQK
- a CDS encoding SrfA family protein codes for the protein MAKTLLRSGCLDDFLALGENGQAVFDSAFQIRETLRLRKQQAVADALAIPQPNDEGDRVDWYAPQEGSVTSWAAASDEERRTALRYLDNCLSNVASLSARCQQAEKTSIRLFGALLEKALQFPGSQHVYLVNGKPVITFWGFVNLNQGARDDVLECLRAVKSREPEIAFIPEEAIPEPEPLPVEISEPEKPLLEAPMAVQVDDDSPVYSLAAVKKTVSEEEKPAPSPEAVAVVAKPRRRWLLPVAAVIAVAVAAPVGYLLLSGSQTAPVATAQAEVPPKPIAPAPIQAVDVAKTTLPLTPAEVVVPPKPEPAPVAAPEENPEPITVAVDVPKNALILPAEAVKIGSTKFLNGTWRAQIDFSDPITGKAPSLRYQIANNKGTVRLVHGDNIVCKAEMFSGLHQNGALMIKTRGSARCSDGSRYPMPEVTCKTGSNGAAVCTGRYEGDKVIPITFRKVSN